One window of the Eucalyptus grandis isolate ANBG69807.140 chromosome 6, ASM1654582v1, whole genome shotgun sequence genome contains the following:
- the LOC104451752 gene encoding wall-associated receptor kinase-like 1 — translation MRWRLRKINFKQNGGELMKNRKVPIFTESKLAKVTNNNDDHKKLRNDGFGSVHKGTLEEHNGTVVVRDTVVVVKKPKDMDKSLLNKDFQRELEILMNISCKNVVKLKGICLETRIPSLVYEYIPNGTLFKLIQQNELTWEQCFKIAAEAALALDHMHSTTQPPIFHGNIKLANILMGRNNSVKISDFGTSVLISPEHRHIIAIQKKDSLHYINLEYLVTGMLKIQSDVYSFGVVLMELLTGKKLHVTESEKSINTIHRFICSVKGDMLSDVINFEGASEDEIEGLRTIAEIAVKCLDQSRANRPTMSNVVQQLANINPSSTVEEENEETEPEVDADKLSSCLSCLGMDSACI, via the coding sequence ATGAGGTGGAGACTGAGAAAGATCAACTTCAAACAAAATGGAGGAGAGCTCATGAAAAACCGCAAAGTTCCAATCTTCACGGAGTCGAAGCTGGCAAAAGTAACCAACAACAATGATGACCATAAAAAGCTCCGTAATGATGGTTTTGGTTCCGTCCATAAAGGGACACTAGAGGAGCACAACGGCACTGTGGTCGTGCGGGACACCGTGGTCGTGGTCAAGAAGCCTAAAGATATGGACAAGTCTCTATTAAACAAGGATTTCCAGCGTGAGCTTGAAATTTTgatgaacataagctgcaaaAATGTGGTGAAGCTCAAAGGCATATGTTTGGAGACTAGAATACCATCGCTGGTTTATGAATACATTCCAAATGGCACCCTCTTCAAACTCATCCAACAAAACGAGTTGACATGGGAACAATGCTTCAAAATAGCTGCTGAAGCTGCTCTTGCACTCGATCATATGCACTCCACCACACAACCCCCAATCTTTCATGGCAATATCAAGTTAGCAAACATACTTATGGGTCGAAACAACTCAGTGAAAATATCTGATTTTGGAACTTCGGTACTTATATCACCAGAGCATAGACATATCATAGCCATTCAGAAAAAAGACTCCCTGCACTACATCAATCTGGAATATTTAGTCACCGGCATGCTAAAAATTCAGAGCGAtgtatatagctttggagttgtccttATGGAGTTGCTCACGGGAAAGAAACTTCATGTTACGGAGTCTGAAAAGtcaatcaatactatccatCGTTTCATCTGTTCCGTGAAGGGTGACATGCTCTCCGATGTCATAAATTTTGAGGGTGCTAGTGAAGATGAAATAGAGGGACTACGAACTATAGCTGAGATTGCAGTGAAATGCTTGGACCAAAGCAGAGCGAATAGGCCGACAATGAGCAATGTGGTTCAGCAACTCGCCAATATCAACCCGAGCTCAACAgttgaagaagagaatgaagagaCCGAACCTGAAGTGGATGCAGACAAACTCTCAAGCTGTCTTTCCTGTTTGGGAATGGATTCGGCATGCATCTGA